The proteins below are encoded in one region of Amycolatopsis magusensis:
- a CDS encoding pyridoxamine 5'-phosphate oxidase — translation MVVETVVPPVAVLDEFVRVAHRVVWCSMATVDRRGRPRSRVVHPYWERVGDSLIGWVTTRPTPLKRAHLACSPYVSCSYWDPRQEVAVAECDAEYADSPEYRRHVWDLFGSAEPPLGFDLRILGVDDPLDERFTLLRLRPWRLRTAESAWRRGSAIRPMAAGPKG, via the coding sequence ATGGTTGTGGAAACCGTGGTGCCCCCGGTGGCGGTGCTCGACGAGTTCGTGCGCGTGGCCCACCGGGTGGTCTGGTGCTCGATGGCGACCGTCGACCGGCGCGGCAGGCCGCGGTCACGCGTGGTGCACCCGTACTGGGAACGGGTGGGCGATTCGCTTATCGGCTGGGTGACGACGCGCCCGACTCCGCTGAAACGCGCTCACCTGGCGTGCTCGCCGTACGTGTCGTGTTCGTACTGGGATCCGCGGCAGGAGGTGGCCGTGGCGGAGTGCGACGCGGAGTACGCGGACTCCCCGGAGTACCGGCGGCACGTGTGGGACCTCTTCGGCTCGGCCGAGCCACCACTGGGCTTCGACCTGCGGATACTCGGGGTCGACGACCCGCTCGACGAACGGTTCACACTGCTGCGGCTGCGGCCGTGGCGCCTGCGAACGGCCGAATCGGCCTGGCGCCGGGGGTCGGCCATCCGGCCGATGGCCGCCGGGCCGAAGGGCTGA
- a CDS encoding S1 family peptidase → MLHRTGALVAGLAAAGAVLAPGVAAAAGGPTPFIIGGRDATEDYSFMVSLQQGGNHFCGGSLISADWVVTAAHCVQGARPDEVTTRVGAREHGSGGTETGVSRIIVHPDYAGMNPPGGDVALLQLDQAVTETPIKIAGAAGDAGTATRILGWGEHCVEEDCGAPDILQELDTKVMPDTDCSNFAAGKEICTGTDTPNAMGCYGDSGGPQIKGRPGEWELIGATSRDGDEDPKCSSGLGVWTDVTFYQDWIAEQQAS, encoded by the coding sequence ATGCTTCACAGGACAGGGGCACTGGTGGCCGGACTGGCCGCCGCGGGCGCGGTACTGGCACCGGGGGTCGCCGCGGCGGCCGGTGGGCCGACGCCGTTCATCATCGGCGGACGCGACGCCACCGAGGACTACTCGTTCATGGTTTCGCTGCAGCAGGGTGGCAACCACTTCTGCGGTGGCTCGCTGATCAGCGCGGACTGGGTGGTGACCGCGGCGCACTGCGTCCAGGGGGCGCGGCCGGACGAGGTCACCACGAGGGTCGGGGCGCGGGAGCACGGCAGCGGCGGCACCGAGACCGGCGTCAGCCGGATCATCGTGCACCCGGACTACGCCGGGATGAACCCGCCGGGCGGGGACGTCGCGCTGCTGCAGCTGGACCAGGCGGTGACCGAGACGCCGATCAAGATCGCCGGCGCCGCCGGTGACGCGGGCACGGCGACGCGGATCCTCGGTTGGGGCGAACACTGCGTCGAGGAGGACTGCGGGGCGCCGGACATCCTCCAGGAGCTGGACACCAAGGTCATGCCGGACACGGACTGCAGCAACTTCGCCGCGGGCAAGGAAATCTGCACCGGGACCGACACGCCGAACGCCATGGGCTGCTACGGCGACTCGGGCGGGCCGCAGATCAAGGGCAGGCCGGGGGAATGGGAACTGATCGGGGCCACCAGCCGCGACGGCGACGAGGACCCGAAGTGCTCCAGCGGCCTCGGCGTGTGGACCGACGTCACCTTCTACCAGGACTGGATCGCCGAACAACAAGCGAGCTAG
- the cobN gene encoding cobaltochelatase subunit CobN, with translation MILLLSTSDTDLLSARASGAGYRLANPARLDLAELPSLLDGVPVVVVRILGNERTWPDGLAQVRASGAHVVVLGGEQAPDAELMRLSTVPAGIAAEAHAYLAQGGPANLEQLHHFLSDTLLLTGHGFEPPVEQPAWGVLEREQRNTDGPVVAILYYRAHQLSGNTAFVQALADAVEDAGGRPLPIYCATLRARDPEMMAELTKADALLVTVLAAGGTKPAEAGAGGDDEAWDVAEFAALDIPILQALCLTNDHETWSANDEGLSPIDAASQVAVPEFDGRLITVPFSFKETDSDGLPRYVPDTERASRVAKIALGHARLRYIPPAERRIALVLSAYPTKHSRVGNAVGLDTPASAVKLLRAMRDQGYDLGDGLPGLDPTGTDQPDGDALIHALIAAGGQDPEWLTQEQLSGNPIRVPAARYREWFEVLPEDLRANMEEHWGPPPGELYVDNGDIVLASIQAGNVLLMIQPPRGFGENPVAIYHNPDLPPSHHYLAAYRWLEEDFGAHAAVHLGKHGSLEWLPGKTAGLSASCGPDAVLGSLPLIYPFLINDPGEGAQAKRRAHATIVDHLVPPMVRAESYGDMARLEQLLDEHANIAAMDPAKLPAIRAQIWTLIQAAKLDHDLGVEERPHDAEFDDFLLHIDGWLCEVKDAQIRDGLHILGEAPEGEARVNLVLAMLRAQQIFGGQHGAVPGLRSALGLKENSDAPTSEVDAIEATARKLVLAMEERDWAPEAVGAVCTDVLGAPDETVHKVLTFAADEIVPRLAGTTAEIDAVLHALDGGYIAAGPSGSPLRGLINVLPTGRNFYTVDPKAIPSRLAWETGQALADSLLRRYREDTGEWPPSVGLSVWGTAAMRTSGDDAAEVLALLGVQPVWDEASRRVTGIEAIPLAELGRPRIDVTVRISGFFRDAFPHVIELLDDAVRLVAGLDEPESENFVRAHARADLAEHGDERRATTRIFGSKPGSYGAGLLPLMDSGNWRDDADLAEVYAVWGGYAYGRDLDGAPARPDMETAYRRITVAAKNTDTREHDIADSDDYFQYHGGMIATVRALTGKAPVSYVGDSTTPDAVRTRTLGEETARVFRARVVNPRWLTAMRRHGYKGAFELAATVDYLFGFDATAGVVQDWMYEKLSESYVLDKENQEFLTKANPWALRGIIERLNEAADRGLWAEPDPDLLARMREVYLQLEGDLEE, from the coding sequence ATGATCCTGCTCCTGTCCACTTCGGACACCGACCTGCTCAGCGCCAGGGCGTCCGGCGCCGGGTACCGGCTGGCCAACCCGGCCCGGCTGGACCTCGCCGAGCTGCCGTCGCTGCTCGACGGGGTGCCGGTGGTCGTGGTGCGCATCCTCGGCAACGAGCGGACCTGGCCCGACGGGCTCGCCCAGGTCCGGGCCAGCGGGGCGCACGTGGTGGTGCTCGGCGGGGAGCAGGCGCCGGACGCGGAGCTGATGCGGCTGTCCACCGTGCCCGCCGGGATCGCCGCCGAGGCACACGCCTACCTCGCGCAGGGCGGCCCGGCGAACCTCGAGCAACTGCACCACTTCCTGTCGGACACGCTGCTGCTCACCGGCCACGGCTTCGAACCGCCGGTGGAGCAGCCGGCGTGGGGCGTGCTGGAGCGCGAGCAGCGGAACACCGACGGCCCGGTGGTGGCGATCCTGTACTACCGCGCCCACCAGCTCAGCGGGAACACCGCGTTCGTGCAGGCGCTGGCCGACGCGGTCGAGGACGCGGGCGGGCGGCCGCTGCCGATCTACTGCGCCACGCTGCGCGCCCGTGACCCGGAGATGATGGCGGAGCTGACCAAGGCGGACGCGCTGCTGGTCACCGTGCTGGCCGCGGGTGGCACCAAACCGGCCGAAGCGGGCGCGGGCGGGGACGACGAGGCCTGGGACGTGGCCGAGTTCGCCGCGCTGGACATCCCGATCCTGCAGGCGCTCTGCCTGACCAACGACCACGAGACCTGGTCGGCCAACGACGAGGGCCTCTCCCCGATCGACGCGGCTTCGCAGGTCGCGGTGCCGGAGTTCGACGGCAGGCTGATCACCGTGCCGTTCTCCTTCAAGGAGACCGACAGCGACGGCCTGCCCCGCTACGTGCCGGACACCGAACGCGCTTCGCGGGTCGCGAAGATCGCGCTGGGGCACGCGCGGCTGCGGTACATCCCGCCCGCCGAACGCCGGATCGCGCTGGTGCTGTCCGCGTACCCGACCAAGCACTCGCGCGTGGGCAACGCGGTCGGCCTGGACACCCCGGCGAGCGCGGTCAAGCTGCTGCGCGCCATGCGGGACCAGGGCTACGACCTCGGCGACGGCCTGCCCGGCCTCGACCCGACCGGCACCGACCAGCCCGACGGTGACGCCCTCATCCACGCGCTCATCGCCGCGGGCGGCCAGGACCCGGAGTGGCTGACGCAGGAACAGTTGTCCGGCAACCCGATCCGCGTACCGGCGGCGCGCTACCGCGAGTGGTTCGAAGTGCTGCCCGAGGACCTGCGCGCGAACATGGAGGAGCACTGGGGACCGCCGCCGGGTGAGCTGTACGTGGACAACGGCGACATCGTGCTGGCGTCGATCCAGGCGGGCAACGTGCTGCTGATGATCCAGCCGCCGCGCGGGTTCGGCGAGAACCCGGTGGCCATCTACCACAATCCGGACCTGCCGCCGAGCCACCACTACCTGGCCGCCTACCGCTGGCTGGAGGAGGACTTCGGCGCGCACGCCGCGGTCCACCTCGGCAAGCACGGCTCGCTGGAGTGGCTGCCGGGCAAGACGGCGGGGCTGAGCGCGTCGTGCGGGCCGGACGCGGTGCTGGGCAGCCTGCCGCTGATCTACCCGTTCCTGATCAACGACCCCGGTGAGGGCGCGCAGGCCAAGCGGCGCGCGCACGCGACCATCGTCGACCACCTGGTGCCGCCGATGGTCCGTGCCGAGAGCTACGGCGACATGGCGCGGCTGGAGCAACTGCTCGACGAGCACGCGAACATCGCCGCGATGGACCCGGCGAAGCTGCCCGCCATCCGCGCGCAGATCTGGACGCTGATCCAGGCGGCCAAGCTCGACCACGACCTCGGCGTGGAGGAACGCCCGCACGACGCGGAGTTCGACGACTTCCTGCTGCACATCGACGGCTGGCTGTGCGAGGTCAAGGACGCGCAGATCCGCGACGGCCTGCACATCCTCGGTGAGGCGCCCGAAGGTGAGGCCAGGGTGAACCTGGTGCTCGCCATGCTGCGGGCACAGCAGATCTTCGGCGGTCAGCACGGCGCCGTGCCCGGCCTGCGGTCCGCTTTGGGGCTCAAGGAGAACAGCGACGCGCCGACGTCCGAAGTGGACGCCATCGAAGCGACGGCGCGCAAGCTCGTGCTCGCGATGGAGGAGCGGGACTGGGCACCGGAAGCGGTCGGCGCGGTGTGCACCGACGTGCTCGGCGCGCCGGACGAAACCGTCCACAAAGTACTGACCTTCGCCGCCGACGAGATCGTGCCACGCCTGGCCGGGACCACCGCGGAGATCGACGCGGTGCTGCACGCGCTCGACGGCGGGTACATCGCGGCCGGGCCGAGCGGGTCCCCGCTGCGCGGGCTGATCAACGTGCTGCCCACCGGCCGCAACTTCTACACCGTGGACCCGAAGGCGATCCCGAGCAGGCTCGCCTGGGAAACCGGGCAGGCGCTGGCGGATTCACTGCTGCGGCGCTACCGCGAGGACACCGGCGAATGGCCGCCGTCGGTCGGGTTGTCGGTGTGGGGCACCGCGGCGATGCGCACCTCCGGTGACGACGCCGCGGAAGTGCTGGCGCTGCTGGGCGTCCAGCCGGTGTGGGACGAGGCTTCGCGGCGGGTGACCGGCATCGAGGCGATCCCGCTGGCCGAACTGGGCCGCCCGCGCATCGACGTGACGGTCCGGATCAGCGGCTTCTTCCGCGACGCCTTCCCACATGTGATCGAACTGCTCGACGACGCCGTCCGCCTGGTCGCCGGATTGGACGAGCCGGAGTCGGAGAACTTCGTGCGGGCGCACGCTCGCGCGGACCTGGCCGAGCACGGCGACGAACGCCGTGCCACCACCCGCATCTTCGGCTCGAAGCCGGGTTCCTACGGGGCCGGGCTGCTGCCGCTGATGGACTCGGGCAACTGGCGCGACGACGCCGACCTCGCCGAGGTCTACGCGGTGTGGGGCGGGTACGCCTACGGCCGCGACCTCGACGGTGCCCCGGCCCGGCCGGACATGGAGACCGCGTACCGGCGGATCACCGTGGCGGCGAAGAACACCGACACGCGTGAGCACGACATCGCCGACTCGGACGACTACTTCCAGTACCACGGCGGCATGATCGCCACCGTGCGCGCGCTGACCGGGAAGGCGCCGGTGTCCTACGTGGGCGACAGCACCACCCCGGACGCGGTGCGCACCCGGACACTCGGTGAGGAAACCGCGCGCGTCTTCCGCGCCCGGGTGGTGAACCCGCGCTGGCTGACCGCGATGCGGCGGCACGGGTACAAGGGCGCCTTCGAGCTGGCGGCCACCGTGGACTACCTGTTCGGCTTCGACGCGACCGCGGGCGTGGTGCAGGACTGGATGTACGAGAAGCTCTCCGAGTCCTACGTGCTGGACAAGGAGAACCAGGAGTTTCTGACCAAGGCGAACCCGTGGGCGCTGCGGGGCATCATCGAACGGCTGAACGAGGCCGCCGACCGGGGCCTGTGGGCCGAACCGGACCCGGACCTGCTTGCCCGCATGCGCGAGGTCTACCTACAACTGGAAGGCGACCTCGAAGAGTAG
- a CDS encoding helix-turn-helix transcriptional regulator: MSEAIYNRIAVLRAERGISRRQLSEALGVHYQTIGYLERGEYSPSLYLALKIAEYFEVAVEVIFSTAPFPRIGDSERSA, encoded by the coding sequence ATGAGCGAGGCGATCTACAACCGGATCGCCGTGCTCCGGGCCGAACGGGGGATCTCGCGACGGCAGTTGTCCGAGGCGCTCGGCGTGCACTACCAGACGATCGGCTACCTGGAGCGCGGCGAGTACAGCCCCAGCCTCTACCTGGCGCTGAAGATCGCGGAGTACTTCGAGGTGGCGGTCGAGGTGATCTTCTCGACCGCCCCGTTCCCCCGCATCGGTGACTCGGAGCGCTCGGCTTAG
- a CDS encoding ABC transporter permease — protein MNPITNAVRAGFARGRIELRNTLTSGEDLAGTIIPMVLLLVVMIFMRGATVPGTEFSLGSAAVPGVLGMQVVFGGMIGVAGQLMVDREDGTLLRAKATPHGMLGYLIGKITTLSATVVVSLLVILVPALLLFDGLFGGGLGAWVGFLAVLVLGMAATMPLGAVIGSLTANPRNMGLVMLPFMGLAAISGIFYPIIALPEWVQWIAQVFPMYWLGLGMRSAMLPDALVVAELGESWRHLETIGVLGVWSVAGLVLAPILLRRMARRESGSAVAARRERAMQRVGP, from the coding sequence ATGAACCCGATCACCAACGCCGTCCGCGCGGGCTTCGCCAGAGGACGGATCGAACTGCGCAACACGCTGACCAGCGGTGAGGACCTGGCGGGCACGATCATCCCGATGGTCCTGCTGCTGGTCGTGATGATCTTCATGCGCGGCGCCACCGTGCCCGGCACGGAGTTCTCGCTCGGCAGCGCCGCGGTCCCCGGCGTGCTCGGCATGCAAGTGGTATTCGGCGGCATGATCGGCGTGGCCGGGCAGCTGATGGTCGACCGCGAGGACGGCACGCTGCTGCGGGCGAAGGCGACGCCGCACGGCATGCTCGGCTACCTGATCGGCAAGATCACCACGCTCTCGGCCACCGTGGTGGTCAGCCTGCTGGTGATCCTGGTGCCCGCGTTGCTCCTGTTCGACGGGCTGTTCGGCGGTGGCCTTGGCGCCTGGGTCGGCTTCCTCGCGGTGCTGGTGCTGGGCATGGCCGCCACCATGCCGCTGGGCGCGGTGATCGGCTCGCTGACCGCGAACCCGCGCAACATGGGCCTGGTCATGCTGCCGTTCATGGGGCTGGCGGCGATCTCGGGCATCTTCTACCCGATCATCGCGCTGCCGGAGTGGGTGCAGTGGATCGCGCAGGTCTTCCCGATGTACTGGCTCGGCCTCGGCATGCGCTCGGCGATGCTGCCGGACGCGCTGGTGGTCGCCGAGCTCGGCGAATCGTGGCGGCACCTGGAGACCATCGGCGTGCTCGGGGTGTGGTCGGTGGCCGGACTCGTGCTGGCGCCGATCTTGTTGCGTAGGATGGCCCGCCGTGAGTCGGGCTCGGCAGTGGCGGCCCGCCGGGAACGGGCGATGCAGCGGGTGGGGCCATGA
- a CDS encoding ABC transporter ATP-binding protein produces the protein MRYGSKDVLKGVDFTASRGEVVALLGPNGAGKTTTIEILEGFRMRSGGSASVLGVDPAHGNEAWRARLGVVLQSWRDHGRFRVRDLLAHLGRYYAPYGTDQISRPWDTDQLIETVGLTEHAGKRIGRLSGGQRRRLDVAIGIVGKPELLFLDEPTAGFDPEARREFHDLVHRLADDDETTILLTTHDLDEAEKLADRILILADGRIIADGSADELSRLISGEAEIRWTRDGQRFVHLTTESTKFVHELFKQYGDEIGDLEVRRASLEDTYMTLVRQAEAGQATDAVREFTGEQA, from the coding sequence ATGCGGTACGGCAGCAAGGACGTGCTCAAGGGGGTGGACTTCACCGCCTCCCGCGGTGAAGTCGTGGCACTGCTGGGGCCGAACGGGGCGGGCAAGACGACGACCATCGAGATCCTGGAGGGCTTCCGGATGCGGTCCGGGGGCTCGGCGTCCGTGCTGGGTGTGGACCCGGCACACGGCAACGAAGCCTGGCGCGCCCGGCTCGGCGTGGTGCTGCAGTCCTGGCGCGACCACGGCCGCTTCCGCGTGCGGGACCTGCTCGCGCACCTCGGGCGGTACTACGCGCCGTACGGCACCGACCAGATCAGCCGGCCGTGGGACACCGACCAGCTGATCGAGACGGTCGGGCTGACCGAGCACGCCGGCAAGCGGATCGGGCGGCTCTCCGGCGGGCAGCGCCGCCGCCTGGACGTGGCGATCGGCATCGTGGGCAAGCCGGAACTGCTGTTCCTCGACGAGCCGACCGCCGGGTTCGACCCGGAGGCCCGGCGCGAGTTCCACGACCTGGTGCACCGGCTCGCCGACGACGACGAGACCACCATCCTGCTCACCACGCACGACCTGGACGAGGCGGAGAAGCTGGCCGACCGCATCCTGATCCTGGCCGACGGCCGGATCATCGCCGACGGCTCGGCCGACGAGCTGTCCCGGCTGATCAGCGGCGAGGCGGAGATCCGCTGGACCCGTGACGGCCAGCGGTTCGTGCACCTGACCACCGAGTCCACCAAGTTCGTGCACGAGCTGTTCAAGCAGTACGGCGACGAGATCGGCGACCTGGAAGTGCGCCGGGCGTCGCTGGAGGACACCTACATGACGCTGGTGCGCCAGGCCGAAGCAGGCCAGGCCACCGACGCCGTCCGAGAGTTCACCGGGGAGCAGGCATGA
- a CDS encoding precorrin-3B synthase, giving the protein MSSADDSTPTTSLRVAIVEIRQRADACPGVFATHDAADGALARVRLPGGRVTAAQLRELASCAEDLGDGELHLTSRGNLQLRGLDRDDPRLARRLADAGLLPRFSHERVRNYLASPVPEVDDLVAALDQAVCAEPELAALPGRFLFAIDSGRGDVAGERADVTWCDGAFLIDGTDTGVRVERSRAVAALVTAALAFVASRGDAWRLRESAAAREAVLAAVRPLGTVVEPVEPPRSGPPPVDGRVVAPWFGCLSGARARVLAALVPGVVVTPWRSIVLPSAHPSLAEAGFFVDPATPGVALSACIGSPGCAKSHADVRADASRVAATLPVSLRAHFSGCERRCGRPRSDHVDVVATAGGYLVDGQGFSSVDEWREGRE; this is encoded by the coding sequence ATGTCTAGTGCGGATGATAGTACACCTACTACATCCCTTAGGGTGGCGATCGTGGAGATTCGTCAGCGAGCCGACGCCTGTCCCGGGGTGTTCGCCACGCACGACGCGGCGGACGGGGCGCTGGCCAGGGTGCGGCTGCCCGGCGGCCGGGTCACCGCCGCCCAGTTGCGGGAACTGGCCTCCTGCGCGGAGGACCTCGGTGACGGCGAACTCCACCTGACCTCGCGGGGAAACCTGCAACTGCGCGGCCTCGACCGGGATGACCCACGGCTGGCGCGCCGGCTCGCCGACGCAGGGCTTTTGCCGCGATTCAGCCATGAACGGGTGCGCAACTACCTCGCTTCGCCGGTGCCGGAGGTGGACGACCTGGTCGCCGCGCTGGATCAGGCCGTGTGCGCGGAACCGGAACTGGCCGCGCTGCCGGGCCGCTTCCTCTTCGCGATCGACAGCGGGCGCGGGGATGTGGCTGGTGAGCGCGCCGATGTCACGTGGTGCGACGGCGCTTTCCTGATCGATGGCACGGACACCGGAGTCCGTGTGGAGCGTTCGCGAGCCGTCGCCGCACTGGTCACCGCCGCGTTGGCATTCGTGGCTTCCCGCGGAGACGCGTGGCGGCTGCGGGAGTCGGCTGCCGCCCGCGAAGCGGTGCTCGCCGCTGTCCGTCCACTGGGGACGGTGGTCGAGCCGGTCGAGCCGCCCCGGTCCGGTCCGCCGCCGGTCGACGGCCGGGTGGTCGCGCCGTGGTTCGGCTGCCTTTCCGGCGCGCGGGCCCGCGTCCTGGCCGCGCTGGTGCCGGGCGTGGTGGTCACGCCGTGGCGGTCGATCGTGCTGCCCTCGGCCCATCCTTCGCTCGCCGAGGCGGGGTTCTTCGTCGACCCGGCGACCCCGGGCGTGGCGCTGAGCGCGTGCATCGGTTCGCCGGGGTGCGCCAAGTCCCACGCGGACGTGCGTGCCGACGCGAGCCGGGTGGCCGCCACGCTCCCGGTGAGTCTCCGGGCACATTTTTCGGGGTGCGAGCGACGCTGTGGTAGACCCCGGAGCGATCATGTCGACGTGGTGGCCACCGCCGGTGGTTACCTGGTGGACGGGCAGGGGTTCTCGTCGGTGGACGAGTGGCGGGAAGGACGCGAGTGA
- a CDS encoding precorrin-8X methylmutase: protein MIDYIRDGAEIYRHSFATIRAEAELAVLPEDLSPVAVRMIHACGMVDLVEDLRYTLDVVESGRAALRAGAPVLCDANMIASGITRGRLPAANEVLCTLSDPAVPGLAERMGTTRSAAALELWRDKLPGSVVAIGNAPTALFRLLELLDEGVGAPAAIIGVPVGFVGAVESKEALAERAPAPYLVVRGRRGGSAMAVAAVNAIASETE, encoded by the coding sequence GTGATCGACTACATCCGGGACGGGGCGGAGATCTACCGCCACTCCTTCGCCACCATCCGGGCGGAGGCCGAACTGGCCGTGCTGCCCGAGGACCTCTCGCCGGTGGCGGTGCGGATGATCCACGCCTGCGGCATGGTCGACCTGGTCGAGGACCTGCGCTACACCCTGGACGTGGTGGAGTCGGGCCGGGCCGCGCTCCGGGCGGGCGCCCCGGTGCTCTGCGACGCCAACATGATCGCCAGCGGCATCACCCGCGGGCGCCTGCCCGCGGCGAACGAGGTGCTGTGCACGCTGTCCGACCCGGCGGTGCCCGGGCTGGCCGAGCGGATGGGCACCACCCGGTCGGCCGCTGCGCTGGAACTGTGGCGCGACAAGCTCCCCGGTTCGGTGGTGGCCATCGGGAACGCGCCGACGGCGTTGTTCCGGCTGCTCGAACTGCTCGACGAGGGTGTGGGCGCGCCCGCCGCGATCATCGGTGTGCCGGTGGGTTTCGTCGGCGCGGTCGAGTCGAAGGAAGCGCTGGCCGAACGGGCGCCGGCGCCGTACCTGGTGGTGCGCGGGCGGCGGGGCGGCAGCGCCATGGCCGTGGCCGCGGTGAACGCGATCGCGAGTGAGACCGAATGA